The genomic stretch CTAGCAGTATCAATAGCGAAAATCCAATCTGCCTCGTGCTCTGCTTTAAACTCTTTAAGTTGTTGATTTGTTTCTGTTGTAGCAATATCTATAGAAATTATTACGACTTCAGGATAAGTTTCATGAATACTCTTCAAAGTGCTCATCAATTCTCTACAATGTCCGCACCAAGTAGCCATGAAATCTAGAATAACAACTTTGCCTCTGAAATCGCTTAGAGAGAAAGTATTCCCATTAACGTCGGTAAGTGTAAAATCTGGTGCTTTCACCCCGCGCTTACCAATTATTAAATAAACGCTAAAGGCAAGTAGAATTATTATAATAATGATCGATACTGCGATTGATATTTTGTATTTATTTTTCATGTACCTACATACTTAGCACACAGCGATTTTGCGATTTTTTCATCCCCAGTGCCATAGACTACAGTTCTAGCATTCCAGAAAATTTTAAGCACATAAGAATTTATTTTGAATTCCAAAAAGATTTTGCTTTTATCAATTTTAACCTCTCCTAACTTCTCCAATTTTGAAGCCAGCTCTTCTAGCGAAATTTTACTCTGCTTTACTGGTATTATCTGGACTGCATTAACACCGCGTAGCTTGCTTATTATATCACGAGCTTTTGCAGTTAGAAATTCAAATTCATGCTCTACACAGCACTTGCATTTTTCATTTTTTTGAATTTTTACAGTCTTAAAATCGTTACGCCAAGCGTCATAGATTAAAAGATTTTTGTTTATAGCTTCGTAATCGCCAATGAGTATTTTAAGAGCTTCAGTAGCTTCAATAGAGCCAATAATTGTAGGTATTGTATTTAAAACACCTACAAGCTCACAAGTAGGCAAACTTGCAGGTTCTGGCATTTCTGGAAAAACGCATCTCAAACAAGGCGTTAGGTTTGGAATAACACTAAGACTCATTCCGTAAGTACTAACTGCCCCGCCATAAACCCAAGGAATTTTATTTTTTATGCATACGTCGTTAATTAAAAATCTAGTTTCTAGATTGTCAGTTGCATCCAGAACTAAATTCATATCTTTTATTATTCCCTCAATACTTAAGGGATTAACATCGTCAGCTATACCTTCAATACTAATTTCAGAATTGATCCCTCTTAACTTTTCTTCTGTAACTAAAGCTTTGCATTTGCCAATATCACTTTCTTCAAATAAGCTCTGGCGCTGAAGATTGTTTAATTCTACAAAATCTCTATCCACAATTTTTATTCTTCCTACACCTGCTCTTGCAAGATTATTTGCTATTACATTGCCTAAAGCGCCGCATCCAATGACAGCTACAGAACTGTCTAGAAGTTTCTTTTGACCTTCTTCGCCTATTTCCTTTAATATTATTTGTCTGCTGTAGCGCTCTTTTTCAATCATTACCGCAAATACTATATATTGCCAGTATATATTTAGATTTAACTAAAGCGGAGATATTTAAGCCTATGCACGAGAGTGTAGTAACAAGAGCTATAGTAAGTGAATTTACTAAAGGCTTGGAAGAATACGCTAAAACAGATGTTATTATTATAGGCGGTGGCCCAAGCGGATTGATGGCTGGCTATGAGCTTGCTAAGAAAAACATAAAAGTACTCATAGTGGAGCGAAATAATTATCTTGGCGGCGGGTTCTGGATAGGAGGCTATTTGATGAATACCCTTACCGTAAGAGCTCCTGGACATAAAGTTCTAGATGAATTTAATATTCCTTACAAGAAATTTGCAGAAAATCTTTATGTAGCTAACGGTCCGCACGCATGCTCTAAACTGATAGCTGCGACTTGCGAATCAGGTGCGAAAATTCTCAATATGACTAGATTTGATGACGTTGTGCTTAGGGAGAAAAATAGGGTTGCAGGCGCTGTAGTTAATTGGACTCCTGTCTCTGCACTCCCAAGAGAACTCACATACGTTGATCCCATCGGTCTTGAATCCAAAGTAGTAATTGATGCAAGTGGTCATGAAGCTGTGGTTGTGAAAAAATTAGAAGAAAGGAAATTAATTAAAACACTTGGCATGGGCGCTATGTGGGTTGAGAAATCAGAGGATCTTGTTTTAGAGCATACTGGTGAAGCTTGTCCAGGCTTGGTTGTTGTAGGTATGGCTGTCTCCACTACCTATGGCTTGCCTAGAATGGGACCTACTTTCGGCGCTATGCTATTATCGGGTAGGAAAGGCGCTGAGATAACTTATGGGCTACTTAAAAAGAAAGCTTAACGATACTTATCTAAATTCGGTTGGTAAGCACTAATGACGAGCCTTTTCCCACTTCTCGGCAAATGCCCAGCCAAAGGATATTGGCATTTGCAGGCTCGTGCACAGGAGGCTATCTTCTTTGACGTACTTTTTCCTTTTATGCATCATCCACAATCTTTAGATAAATACAAGCTCATCAAAATTTTTTTATATGATGAGCCAAGCTCTAAAAATTTAGATTTAAAAGAGTTAAAAGATTATCTCAAAGGAAAGCTACAGAAAATTGATATTTCTATACGAAAAGATTTTATTTCGTATTTCTTACGCGATAAAGAGCTTGAGAGATTTGCAAAAGAGCTTGCAAGAGCGAGAGTTAAAGATTTAACAAATCCAAATTATGAAGTAGAGCCCTTTTACGGCGAAATTCAGTATGAAAAAAATCTGCTTGAAAATAAGAAGGCGAAAGCAAGCGTTTTATACGATGGCTACAAGCTCTCTAAACTGTTTAGAGATTTAATTACTGAAGAAGAGAAAGCTCTAAAATACTGTCATATTGTATTCACAAATCGTTTATTCGGTACCTTTGATGAAATTGATAAAAGATATCATGCAAGAGTGATAACTTGCGGCGTACCTTCTATAATCTCAACTACTGGTATAGTAGAAGCGCCTGCAAAGCCAAAAGAATTTTATTTATTGAAGCAGAAATACGCAGCAATTGGAATGAACGTACCTATAGAAATAATAAAACAAAAATTTGCTGGCAAGTTTATTGATTATGACGATGAAAGGTTAACTGAGGTTATGAAAGGCTATGCCCTGCAGGCTATATTTTATAATTTAATTTTCGAGCCTTTCTGCAAACAAAAAAGCTGTCGTTTGTTTAATGCGCACTGGCAAAACGAAGTTATAGAGGCGCAATTAAAGAGTGGAAAACTTTGCAATAAACACAAGAAAATTTTAAGCTCTTTTAAATAATACCGAAAATAAATGGAAATCGCAGAAAGAATAAAAGAATTAAAAAAACAGAAAGATGCTATTCTCCTAGTACATAATTATCAAATACCTGAGATTCAGGAGCTAGGTGATTTTATTGGCGATTCTTTAGGGTTAGCGCAGGCTGCTAGCAAAACAAAAGCAAAAGTAATAGTATTTTGCGGAGTTGATTTCATGGCTGAGAGCGCTAAAATATTAAATCCTGATAAAATAGTAGTTCATCCTGAGCCTAAAGCAAAATGCCCTATGGCTGCAATGGTAAATATAGAAAAATTAAAGAAACTAAAAGCAGAGCATCCAGAAGCACAAGTAGTGAGTTATGTGAATACAACTGCAGAGACCAAAGCACTTTCAGATTTTTGCTGTACTTCTGCAAATGCGGTTAAAGTAGTGAAAAGCTTGCAAGCTAAAGAAATAATATTTCTGCCTGACAAACATCTTGCCGAGTGGGTTAGCAAACAAGTACCTGACAAAAATATAATTCCTTGGGAAGGCTATTGCTGGGTGCATCAAGATTTAATTAAGAAACCTATTATTGAAATGATTAAAAAGGAGCATCCTAAAGCTGAGGTATTGGCACATCCTGAGTGTGTTGCTGAGGTTAGAGATATTGCAGATTTTGTACTCTCTACAGAAGGTATGGTAAAGCATGTGGCAAAATCAGATAAAAAAGAATTTATTATAGGCACTGAAAAAGAGCTTTGCTATAGATTAAAAAAAGAGAATCCCCATAAAATTTTCTATCCTGTAAAAAATGCAATATGCAGAGAGATGAAGATGATAACTTTAGAGAAGGTATTGAGAAGCTTAGAGAATTTAGAGCCTAGGATAGAGCTTTTAAAAGAAACTATTGAGAAGGCAAGAAAGCCTTTAGAGAAAATGATAGAAATAGGAAGGGAGGATTGATTTGTTTATTTCAATATTTTACCTGTCTTTGCAACTATGGCATTGTCAAAATGAATAATCTGATTTTTTTATTCTTAATTTTTGTAGTTGAGCTTCGTCTATCGGCTTGATTTCAATCTCAATCTCTTCTTTACCGGTATTATATTTAACTGACACTAAATCTTCTTTGCAATCAGAATATCTAGCGGTTATAGAAGCTGCAAGCGCTATAGCGCTATCGTTTTTAGCGCCTTGCAATAATACTATAGGACTGCCGTAGTTAGGAACTTCAAACCAGTAATCATTTTCATACATTAGATTCAATAAAAGTTTGTTCTCGTGCGCGTTTCTGCCTACAATAATTTTAGAATTCTCAGCTCTAAAATGTCTTCCTATCTTCAGTAGCTCTATATCATGCCATGTAACTTTTGCGCTACGCTCAAACAAATCTTTAAGTTTAGCAGCAAACTCTTTTTGAGTAAGTAAGCAACCACCTGCTGGTGTGCTGTAACCAGTAATACCTAATTTTTTAACGAGTTCAAACTGTTTCTTTCTAGACCTGCCCTTGATACTGAGCAATTTATCTCTATTCACCAACCCTCTCATTTCTACTTCTGTTTCAGGTAGTAGTTTTGCAGAAAGAGGGCGAAGTATTTTTCCATCTAACCCTGATTCTTTCTCAATTAGTTCTAAAGCTTTCCTGTATTGCGACATAGGCCTTTGCCCTAAAACTTCGCCTGTAATTATAAAATCAGCCTGTAGCTCTTTCATAAGCTCTTTTGACTTTCTCAACATGTATATTCTGCAATCTATGCATGGATTAAGAGCAGTTCCGTAGCCATATTTTGGATTTCTTACAATTTCTAAATAATCTTCGCCTTTAAAAATTATTTTAAAAGGAATATTCAAGTTTTTTGTAATTTCAAAAGCTCTGCATTTACCTCCTTGATCGCACAAACAGAAAGGGGAAGTGAATTTTATTCCTATAATATCAATACCTTGTTCTAGAATAAGTTTGGCTGCTAGTGCACTGTCTAAACCTCCTGAAAGTAAGGCTAGCGCTTTAAAGTTCTTTTTATCTTTATCCATTTTTTTGTCGTCACTCAAGTTCTGGAAAGAGAATTATCTTATGTAAATAAATATGTTAGGAGTTGGAAGCAAAAGCCTAGGATTACCGAAACTGCATGCAAAAGAGCCGCTAAGATACTTTATGATGACATCTTTAGGAATAATGACTGCAACAAAAGTTGCTAAAATCAAACCCAATATAATCCAAGGAGCAAGCTCTTTTAGAAGGTCTACAAATCCATCCTAAGCGCAACTCTTAGTCTCTCGCTCTTCATTTCTGTAGTATCTGGCTTTTCCTTTCTGCAATGTGGGCAGGTACAAATGCGTAGACAAAACCTGCAATAAATAATCCTATAGAGAGTGAAGGTAGCGACTCTATGGTATAGTGCAAAAGGACTACTAAAAAGTATGTAAACAAAGTTACCATTTCTTAGTATTTTCCTTTTTTAGCTAGATAATCTTTAATTGCTACCTTAAGACCTTCAGCAGCTAAATTAGAGCAGTGCATTTTAATAGGAGGAAGTCCTTCTAAAGCATCTGCAATTTCTTCTTTAGTTATTTTTAAAGCTTCTTCTAAGGTTTTTCCTTTTGCAAGCTCTGTTATCATAGAGCTTGTGGCTATAGCTGCAGCGCACCCAAAAGTTTTGAATTTTATATCTTCAATTTTGTTGTCTTTGACTTTTATATAGATGGACATCAAATCTCCGCATATCGGGTTTCCCACCGTACCAACACCGTCAGGATTCTCAAGTTCACCCATATTGTGCGGATTCCTAAAATGCTCCATGAGCTTTTCTGAGTACATTTTTTATCTTAATTCTATCTCTTTACTCTTCCTCTCCTCCTTTTCAAGTTTCTTCTTCCATTCCTCCAACTCTAACTTCTTGCCCCAGAGCGGCGAAATTTTTCTCAATCTCTCTACAACCTCAGGCAAAACACCCAGAACATAATCTATTTCTTCTTCTGTGTTCTCCCTGCCAAGCGTTAACCTTAAAGAGCCATGCGCTTCTACCTCATTTAAGCCTATTGCAAGTAATACATGAGAAGGCTCTAATTTTTTAGAAGAGCATGCAGAGCCTGTAGAGCTAGCAATGCCTTTTTCATCAAGGCTTAGCACAAGACTTTCACCTTCTATTCCTGTAAATCTGAAATGGGCATTGTTAGGCAATCTTTTTGTTGGATGCCCATTAAGATATGATTCTTCAACATTTTCAGTAATATTTTTTATTAGTTTATCCCTTAGTTTTGTCATATATGCCGCATCGCTTTCAATTCTTTGCTGTGCTAGCTCTGCTGCTTTGCCTAAGCCTACAATACCAGCAATGTTCTCAGTACTTGAGCGCAAACCCCTCTCATGTCCTCCGCCATGTATAAAAGGCTCAACTTGCACTCCTCTCTTTATATACAATGCGCCAACGCCTTTAGGACCGTAAATTTTATGTGCTGAGACAGAGAGTAAATCAGCATTCATTTTTCCCACGTCTATAGGTACTTTACCAAAGCTCTGAACCGCATCTGTATGTAAAATTACATCTCTTTCTTTTGCAATTTTACCTATTTCTTCGATTGGCTCAATAGTACCTATTTCGTTATTTGCATGCATTATTGTAATTAGAAAAGTACCTTTGGAAATAGAATTTTCTAACTCTTCCACATTTACAAATCCATATTTATCAACAGGCAGATATTTCACTCTAAATCCCTGTTGCTCTAAATATTTACAAGTTTCCAATACTGCAGGATGCTCAATAGCGCTTGTAATTATATGAGGACCTTCAAAATCAGTAATTAGCTCTTTATGCCTATAAGCAATACCTTTAATCGCTAAATTATCGCTTTCAGTACCACTGCTGGTAAATATAATTTCTTCTTCTTTCGCTTTTATTAAATTAGCAATTTGAGCTCTTGCTTTCTCTATTGCATTATGAGCTTCTCTGCCAAAAGAATGCAAGCTTGATGCGTTGCCGTAAAATTCTGTAAAATAGGGCAGCATTTCTTTGAGTACTTCTTGAGCTATTGGCGTTGTAGCGGCATGATCTAAATATATTCTTTTCATTTTTTTAAGGTGATGGCTTTTCAAATGTACTTGCGCTTATCACAGGTTTGCCATCTGAATATGAGCACAGCACTCCATACTTCTGAGCGCATTCCAAGCATTTAGCTGGCGAGCAGAGTTCAGTAGAAAGGTATCTTTCACCGCCATCAGGAGCCATTGCTACAATTACGCCTTTTTCAATTTTTTGCGCTTCCTTTCTTGCAACACTGAAAATAGCTCCTGAGCTTGGACCCACGAAAAGACCTTCAGCTAGCGCTAACAACCTTGCATTTTCTTCAGCTTCTTCTAAAGTCACTTCATAAAGCTCGTCTACTCTAGCTCTATCCCAAATTGCAGGTACATATTGCACTTCTAAATTTTTCAATCCTGCTATCGGAGTTTTAGGGTGAGGCTGCACTGCTATTACTTTTATCTCTTTATTGTATTCTTTTAATCTTTTACTCACGCCCATCAGAGTACCGCTAGTACCAATACCTGCAACGAAATGAGTTATTCTGTGATTAGTATCGCGCAAAATCTCTACGCCTGTAGTCTCATAGTGCGCTAGCACATTGTATTTATTTGCAAACTGGTTAGGCATGAAATATTTATCTTTTTCTTTTTTTACAATTTCTTTTGCCAAATCCTCAGCTCCGTTCATACCTTTTTCGCCTTCCGATAGAATTATTTTAGCTCCTAAGCTTATCAAAAGTTGTCTTCTTTCAGTACTCGCTGTTTCTGGCATTACAAGCGTTAAATTGTAACCTTTTACTCTGCATACCAATGCCAAGCCAATACCTGTATTGCCTGAAGTAGGCTCAATTACAATTTTATCTTTTCTAAGCAAGCCTTCTTTCTCAGCATGCTCAATCATATATTTTGCAATTCTATCTTTAACGCTTCCGCCAGGATTGAATTTTTCAAGTTTTAAATATATTTCTAAATTAGGGTTTGGATTTAAATTTTTTACTTGCACTAAAGGGGTATTGCCAATAAGGTCAAGAATATTGTTCGGCATATCTCTCTTTTTTATAACACCGTTATATTTTTAAGCCTATAAAATATTTTCTGTTATATGAAGCCACCTTGTGAAATAATAGTTAGCAAAATAATACCTATCATTAGAGCATGTATTGTAAATGCTCTTGGCTCAGAGCACAAGCTAAAGCAGACTGAAATAGCGCGAAGATTAGGTATTACTCAAGCGTCTGTAAGCCAATATTTCTCTTCAGCAAGAGCTACTGACAAAAGTATTTTGAAATTATTTCCTGAGGTAAGAGCGAAAGCATCAAGAATTGCAAAAGATGTTATTGAAGGAGAACTAAAAAAGTCTGATATTGTGTTTTTAGTTTGTTCGCTTTGTAGTGAACTCAGAAAAAAATCAAAGTTTTGCAAATATCACAGGAGTTTCGCGCAGCTGGAAAAGTGCAGAATATGCTATAAGTAATGATAACGCTGCAAACGGTGGGTAAGGACAAACTGTTACAATGGCTAAAGAACTACTCGCGCTCTTCCTCGGCTTATCTTACTTTAAACGAAGGTATAAAATATTTCAGTGCTAGTTCCATTGAAGGCTATCTCGGCTATGTAGAGTATGCAAATGTAGCTGTAGCGTTCGAGCCTGTATGCAATGCTTTGCATGTAGCTAAACTCATACACGAATTCAAGTTGTTCTGCAGAAAAAAC from Candidatus Thermoplasmatota archaeon encodes the following:
- a CDS encoding ThiF family adenylyltransferase, which encodes MIEKERYSRQIILKEIGEEGQKKLLDSSVAVIGCGALGNVIANNLARAGVGRIKIVDRDFVELNNLQRQSLFEESDIGKCKALVTEEKLRGINSEISIEGIADDVNPLSIEGIIKDMNLVLDATDNLETRFLINDVCIKNKIPWVYGGAVSTYGMSLSVIPNLTPCLRCVFPEMPEPASLPTCELVGVLNTIPTIIGSIEATEALKILIGDYEAINKNLLIYDAWRNDFKTVKIQKNEKCKCCVEHEFEFLTAKARDIISKLRGVNAVQIIPVKQSKISLEELASKLEKLGEVKIDKSKIFLEFKINSYVLKIFWNARTVVYGTGDEKIAKSLCAKYVGT
- a CDS encoding sulfide-dependent adenosine diphosphate thiazole synthase, producing the protein MHESVVTRAIVSEFTKGLEEYAKTDVIIIGGGPSGLMAGYELAKKNIKVLIVERNNYLGGGFWIGGYLMNTLTVRAPGHKVLDEFNIPYKKFAENLYVANGPHACSKLIAATCESGAKILNMTRFDDVVLREKNRVAGAVVNWTPVSALPRELTYVDPIGLESKVVIDASGHEAVVVKKLEERKLIKTLGMGAMWVEKSEDLVLEHTGEACPGLVVVGMAVSTTYGLPRMGPTFGAMLLSGRKGAEITYGLLKKKA
- the nadA gene encoding quinolinate synthase NadA — translated: MEIAERIKELKKQKDAILLVHNYQIPEIQELGDFIGDSLGLAQAASKTKAKVIVFCGVDFMAESAKILNPDKIVVHPEPKAKCPMAAMVNIEKLKKLKAEHPEAQVVSYVNTTAETKALSDFCCTSANAVKVVKSLQAKEIIFLPDKHLAEWVSKQVPDKNIIPWEGYCWVHQDLIKKPIIEMIKKEHPKAEVLAHPECVAEVRDIADFVLSTEGMVKHVAKSDKKEFIIGTEKELCYRLKKENPHKIFYPVKNAICREMKMITLEKVLRSLENLEPRIELLKETIEKARKPLEKMIEIGRED
- the nifU gene encoding Fe-S cluster assembly scaffold protein NifU, whose amino-acid sequence is MYSEKLMEHFRNPHNMGELENPDGVGTVGNPICGDLMSIYIKVKDNKIEDIKFKTFGCAAAIATSSMITELAKGKTLEEALKITKEEIADALEGLPPIKMHCSNLAAEGLKVAIKDYLAKKGKY
- the nifS gene encoding cysteine desulfurase NifS → MKRIYLDHAATTPIAQEVLKEMLPYFTEFYGNASSLHSFGREAHNAIEKARAQIANLIKAKEEEIIFTSSGTESDNLAIKGIAYRHKELITDFEGPHIITSAIEHPAVLETCKYLEQQGFRVKYLPVDKYGFVNVEELENSISKGTFLITIMHANNEIGTIEPIEEIGKIAKERDVILHTDAVQSFGKVPIDVGKMNADLLSVSAHKIYGPKGVGALYIKRGVQVEPFIHGGGHERGLRSSTENIAGIVGLGKAAELAQQRIESDAAYMTKLRDKLIKNITENVEESYLNGHPTKRLPNNAHFRFTGIEGESLVLSLDEKGIASSTGSACSSKKLEPSHVLLAIGLNEVEAHGSLRLTLGRENTEEEIDYVLGVLPEVVERLRKISPLWGKKLELEEWKKKLEKEERKSKEIELR
- a CDS encoding cysteine synthase family protein produces the protein MPNNILDLIGNTPLVQVKNLNPNPNLEIYLKLEKFNPGGSVKDRIAKYMIEHAEKEGLLRKDKIVIEPTSGNTGIGLALVCRVKGYNLTLVMPETASTERRQLLISLGAKIILSEGEKGMNGAEDLAKEIVKKEKDKYFMPNQFANKYNVLAHYETTGVEILRDTNHRITHFVAGIGTSGTLMGVSKRLKEYNKEIKVIAVQPHPKTPIAGLKNLEVQYVPAIWDRARVDELYEVTLEEAEENARLLALAEGLFVGPSSGAIFSVARKEAQKIEKGVIVAMAPDGGERYLSTELCSPAKCLECAQKYGVLCSYSDGKPVISASTFEKPSP
- a CDS encoding helix-turn-helix domain-containing protein, which produces MKPPCEIIVSKIIPIIRACIVNALGSEHKLKQTEIARRLGITQASVSQYFSSARATDKSILKLFPEVRAKASRIAKDVIEGELKKSDIVFLVCSLCSELRKKSKFCKYHRSFAQLEKCRICYK